catcttattgcttttctgtcACAGCACACATTGCTGGTGAACCAAATCTGCTGCACATTTCATGTATTCCATTTTTTGCATCCTCCTTTGCTCCCATCAACAGTCACACTTCCCCGCCCCTGAGTTATTTTCCTTCCATCTCCATGTTTCTCCCCTCTCTCATGCTCGCTCCCTGTCCTCGCATCCTCCCCGTGTTGTTCTATAATAAATGAGGTAGAGTCATGCTTCTGGATTTAGACTAACtcacttcacacacacaaatatgaatACACGTTTGCACAAGCACCCAGTAAATGGTAATGTGTTCTTCAAGGAAAGTGATTGTGTCCTTGCAGCTTGCAGCACAGCAGCTGCCTTTCAGCTGTGTTGTTTGCTGCCGATGACTTATTGATGTTGACAGTGGGGGCATATTGTCACAAGCATTTGTCTGGTCGACATGTTGCACGAGCTATGACTAATTTGGGCTGCTTCTTTTGTCAGGATTTTAGGCTCATTAAACGCACAGTTGTCCGGCTCCTCTTCCTTCCCTTCTTGTTGTTGCCCAATATTTCCTGACTTTATGTTCTATGTCTGTATGTTATTGAAGCGAGGAGAAGTGATCTGatgcttgttgtttttcagggTCGTTTTTCAGTGCCAGTTCAGGAGACGAGCCAGAGCAGGAGGGTGGTGGTGTCACACAATGTGGACAAAACCCTGAAGGAAGGTAATGAATCACCTCTGCTCAGGAGGTGTTTTATGTTTAGTCCATGCTGATGTGAATACATTAGGAGCTGATTACATGTGGGAGGTTTGGGTCAGTTGTGACCATTAAATCTGACAGTAAAGCAAAAAGCAATAGATAGGTAACCTAATGACCAGAGGATTCCCGGTTTGAATGCCGTCCTTGTCAGTCCCCTGCACTCTCTCCCACATTTgctgtcactttttaaaataaagtcaaaaatgCCAGGGGAAAAACATGTTCATCTCTTTGGTTTTCTGTTAATGCTGAAGGTATCTCTGAGATCACTTGAGtgtcaaatgtgaacatttttgtttaaaatttttacatttgatgTTCACATTATAACACAAGAATTACATTTTCAGATGTGTAACATAAAAGAtgcattttcacttttatcAGCATTAGGTTTTACAGGGTTTTGGGCTTGAATTGAAGACTAAAGCAGCATCTGTATCTACTTCTTAGATTTTATGTAGTTACTTTCTGCCACGTAATGCACTGCTTAATTCCATCAATGGCTTTTGCCGTAAAATATAGAACAAGTGTTACCGGTGCTCTGTGGTATCAAATGTGGGCATGAATTTTGCTTTCAACTGTGCTTGTTGTAGCTATTTGCAGccacaacataaataaataaatatgccgTAGAAACAGGCAGGGAATTTGGTGAAATAGAGCAGGGGAGTGACATACAGAAAGGGTCTGGCTGGTCAGGAATTGAACTGAAGGCACTCTGTTGATGGCATTTGCACCAGTGTGGTATCCATTCTAAGCCACTCAGCTAGAGGCTCATCTCAACATGTCAAAAGTGCTTTACATTTTGTCATGTTCAGTGTTATCAAATTGAAACATTAATATTCTAACAGACAGTTTGGTATGATAATGGAATGCTCACCTCTGGCAttcatgtaaatgtgtaaattacCATTTTGACACAGAGCATTTGATTGTGGTGATGCAAAAATGATCTCATTTTACTCGTCACTGGTGAATACACTGTTAAAAGAAGTGTTTTCATTCAGTGTCTACACAGCCCTCAAAGAGCTGTGTCCATTTCACTGGCACTGAGTGTCTTGGCTCGTTCATAAAAACGATTGACTGTCTGTGACTTCTGTTTTTGAGAAAACTGCTGACTGATGGAGCTCTGTTTCTATCAGTAACCGTGACCTGTCACTGATCCCTCCCACTCTTTATACCAGTAGAAGGCCGTGTTCTAAAATCACACAGCGTTggcacacaccgacacacacaccgacacacacacacacatatgcacagtCAGTGGATCAGTATGTGTGGCTGTCAAGCAACAGATGGCTGCAGGATTTACTGCGAGGGTGTGTATTTGCACATGCTCCCGTGTGTTTTGAAAAGGTCCTTTGGTTGTCGTGCGGCACAAGTTTATGATGACATTATTAGGTCTGCCATCCAGACCTGCTGTGTCAGTGAACTGGCGAATTGAAGTATCAATTTGTGTGTCTGCTCAGTTATTTAAAGTGATGCATTTAAATCTGGTATTATATCTTGCCGTAGTTGTGGAGAATAGTgtataaaacagcaaataagAGACCACTTAAAAACACTTTCCTAACTCCATGTGAGATTCTTGGgaatagtttttgttgttgatgaaTGTGAGGTCACGGGTTGTATGCCAGTAAAATGTTGTTTGAAGTACAAACGGAGAGATGGAACAAATCCACTAATGCATGATTGATTCTCGTCTGCTATCAGAGCAGTCGCTTTTCCATCCTTCCTCCTCAACCATTTTCTACAGCAATCCTCACAGTCGCGGTGGCTGGAGGCTAGCTGCAGGTTagcagtttgtgtttcaggATACATCGTTCTCACACTGGCTGTAGATTTACCAGTTGGCTTAACTTGCCTATCTTTGTAGCATGAGAGGAGGTCCAAACTCAAGCAGACTAACGTATATTCCTGCCAAAGCTGACTGTTGTAGATATTTTacgagagaaagggagagagattTTGTCTTCTACAGTGTATCAGCACCATACATCAGATCCGATTTATTAGTCATGTGTTGTACTGACGTCTGTACTTCAGTTACGCTCTTAAAGTGTGAAGATGCGAAACATTTAAAAGATTGATTTGATTCACATCTTTTACAAAATTCCCCTTAAGTTCTGATTCAAAGATAGAAAAGTTCCCCacttttttcttcaaagcagAAATGAACCAGTAACATTGGCATGCAGTAATTACAACAATGATGTTAACTGAGATTTCACAGTTTGATTTACTCTTTAACGCATAAAACAATGCCATTTTGGAAGACAAGAGTTTATGATCTTTCTGTGGTTGCgctgtgtttttgcagtaattGTGTATCTTGTACAGTATGTGAAATAATGAGTGAGAATGTGGAAATTTTATCAAAACAGTTGCTTAAATTTAGTATCTAAAAATGTAAGCTTTATAATTAGGAATTATATCGTCCACTCCAATCCCAATGTCTCGTCTAAGGCCAAAACCCTAAAACTTCAGACTTAACTGACCTCACCGCTGTAATGCTTGAGTGTTTGAATTTGTGAAGACTTGAAATGTTTGACTTGAAAAACAACgcatctcattttaaaaagtgcttcTTTTTTTGGCCTGTGTTCCATTTGCTGTTTGCTCAGTTGATTACTCCCTGTTGGTGATGTTACAGTGTCAGGAAAACTGTGAACATCAGTAAATCCTGTGTTTGACTGAAAGTAGAAAGCAGCCAGGTGCCCCTTTACACTTCACAATTTGACAGTGGGACAGATGTACACATTAAcacaatgaacaaaataaacctCAAAGTCTGTTAGTGAGAAGATGAAAACTGGGCTATAACTTGATAGTTACTTGTCAGTGAGATGTCGCTCTGTTGCAACATCTACTTGTAGCCGGACATTAAACTGATAGCAGtaatttggaaatcaaatctgAAACTGTTTACTTTGTCTAAACCATAATTGCAACCTCTAAATATTCTGTGCCACGCTGTTTGAACAAGCAGAGACACTCATATTTGATGCCTCATGTTCAAAGCTTCATGTACACTGTGAATGTGTACACAAGCTGCGACCTGAGGTTGAAATCCACCATCAAAGCTGCAGCCTTCTgcctgtgtggagtttgcatgtgttCTTCATGAGTTCTGCGTTTATTCCCGTGTGTTTTCTTCAGGTGCTTTAGCTTCCTCCTACAATCTGCCTCTAGTTACCTCATCTAAATGTGAGAAAACTgtgtaatgaaagtaaatgaacaaatgaacaaaGCATCATCCACTTTTCATATGCTGCACCTGGGTTTTAGGGAAATGAAACCGTAGACTCTTCGTGTGTTGCTCAGTAGTTCATTGGAAACAGTTGGGACAGCTCTACGTGTTCAGAAAACTTTCAACCTAAAAAGACAGTTGCTAATAGAGGACTGGCATTTTGTGCAATACAATAGTATAATAGCACTTATCGCTGTATATTATCTTTCTTTGTTGCAGCTTGCTGTCTCTGTGGTGTTAATATTCTAGCAAAAATTAGCTTCCAGTTTTTTCTCCATCCCTCCCCAGTGTTTGACTATGCCTACCGAGACTACATCCTGTCCTGGTACGTTCCTCTGAGTCGTGATGAAGGCCAGTTGTGCTCCATGCTGTCAGAGGACTGGTGGCAGATGATTGGGCACTTGAGATCCAGGCTTGCTGACATAGACATTGTCAACGTAGTGTGTTACGACAGCATCCGAATCCTGCACACACATTTCACTGACCTCAAGGCTGCGTCTGCaaggtacacaaacacacacgtgtgTAGTTAACGCTgcattagatataataaaaccagcaaaataatgtgttgcttgttgttttattatcgGTGCACATAAGCTCCTAACTGCAGCTTTCTTTGCACAGAGGTGTGACTCACTGTTGTTTATCAGGAAATATGTTCTACCTTTGATTTGTTACAGAAAAGATTTTCCTCCCCATCAGTGTCCATACCAGGCACCATTATTTTGTGTACACCGATGGAGTGAAATTACTGCAGTTCAGTACATCGTAAACAGCATAAAAATCCTCCCTCTGCATCTGCCGGCTACACTTTCACAGACAAAGAGCAGACAGTGATGATTCACACATCATCTGGTTTTATTATCTCGGCAAGTCAGGCGAGACTTATGATTTGATCACACTACAGAGATGTCTGCTCTCCCTCGTCCTCAGTAGTTTGGGAGAGATGCAGCCGCGGTGTGTCTTGTTCACTCACATTTTGGAGGCAAACACACTGGGATGTAACACAGCTGAGTTATGAATAATGATGATCGCGTTAGCTATGCCAGTCACTGCATCTCATATAATATAATCTGATGTCTAGCCGTGACAGAGTAATGCCTCAAAACGGCTCCGTCTCTTTCTGTTTATGTCTCCGCTCTAATCGGTATCTTTTTAATGTGTGCATCCAGACCAGAGGAATGTGCTCGGCCGTTTCCTCTCCATCCCTGTTTGGTCAGTCCAGACTCAGAGATGGCCTTTCTCCGCTGTGTAGCCAGAATACTGCTGCTATGTCTGCTGCCACAAAAGGATGCCAAGTCACATACACTACGCTGCTGCCTCACAGAAGTCATCACTACTAAAGGTACTATGTGTATTCCGGTACTGTATCGCAGCCTGGTTGTATTTGCAGGGCGCCACACtaactttttttccacagatgCTCCCTGCTTAAGCACCAAGTAAACCACTACACAacaaaatacattcatttttcCCCTTTGTAAGTGTATTACTGGTAATTGCTTTGGTAATAAACAGCCGGTTTACAGTAACAACAATATGCTGATTTAGTTTAAAAGAAAAGGTCACAAAGTGAAGTAGTGCTTTAAGAGGAGACCTTTACCCCTCTTAATAATACAGGAGCTCGCTGAAGACTTGATTTCGGAAATTTTGGGggatctgtaaaatattgacaATATGCTACTTTTGCATGCATTTCTATTTGTCGTTACTTTCATAATTACAGATCGCGCATAAAATTTGACTATTATTGAAGTATTATTTTTGCATGAGgacgatttttaaaaatatttttaataaagataTCAACATGCATGCAGTTCTTGCCATTACTGCTGAAGCATAGCAATGCAATATCATGAACTTCACTCATTTTAACTCTGAGCACGAAGACCTTATTGTAACCTTTgggtttattattatactttcttcGTCCAATGAAAGAAACGCATTTTGAGGCCCTACAAATACTCAAAAAAGgtgtgaaaatttgcacacacatcaggaccggcaAAAAATTTGATACTTTGGGGAATGGCACACCtatgtgccaaaatggctcaatagccccccctggaaaattgcaaaCATTTATAATAAGAATTCCTTGTATTTCCAGAGGGTCCTACGCACCTTTGGTGCTCAGACCCTCATTACGACCACTACATGTGACCAAGACTTCTGAAATTTGGCAtacatatgtaactcgtcaagacgtTCAAAactgtaattgacacccatgcccaaaacacaacaggaagttggccattttgaattatgtgtcatattttggacaattttgaaccaatttttggacattttcaaaggCTGTAAACTCAAACGGGGTAACCCCGAGAGAGCTggattttggccaggatgtacaacATGCATGGGTgataaaaagttatcaaaatgctcagcacagtctgagggcgtggaaatgacGGCTGGCGGAATTTCGAtgtttcgccatgaaacaggaagtactGTCTAACTGGCCTGTAtgtgctccaatctgcctgaaactttacatgtgtgatcagagtctggtGCTTGTCAGACACATAAGCTGAAATACTCTCAGTCGCAGTGCCACCAGGTGGACATGCTAAATGTtgtttctggggtttttttgacCTCATGAAAGGGAAGAGTGTGCTTCCTTGAATGTTATGGAATactaggagaaaaaaaatcattaaactgGAGGAGCTGCAATTCCATCAGTGCATCTTATTACGGAGTAACAGTTCCACTGTGTAAACATGATGAAACTGATTCCACTCTCTGCCCTCGTTGTCATCAGTGATGATGAGTTATTTGTCTCTGTCATTCTTCCATGACTGGGGAATTAAACACATGCTGGTAATAAATTTTACTTATGTTTAATCACACTTTTCTCAGCACATAAGCACATTATTCACATGACAACAAGAAATCACAGGCGTAAATAAAAGCACTAATGATGTCTGCTTTCCATTAAGGTTCTCCAGTTCCACGTCCCCGGTGATGTGCATGCGCACTCTGGCATTGTTTCTGTGGACAATCTGATTGAATGGAGCATTTGTTAATGTGATTAACTCCTGTACAATAATGTTGTGTGACCTTTTGAATTCAGTTATAATTATGGTGTAATTATACCcgtgtttttctgctttgaatAGTAATAGATGAAGAAATGCGGCTTTGTTACCTAAAGTGTAACTTAGTACTAAATCCACTTTATGAAAGTAGTAAATCATGTGTCATTTGATCATTGTCCcatttatgcacatttataaTGTTtatatctttgtgtgtgtgtatttgttctCCAGTGTTGAAGCCTTTGGTCGAGGTGCTCAGTGATCCAGACTCCATCAACAGGATGCTGTTGTCTCAGCTGGAGCAGAGAGAGCAGCAGGCTGAGCAGCAGAAGAAAGCCTACACCTACGCTGCCTCCTATGAAGACTTCATCAAACTGATATCAACTTCCACTGATGTCGATTTCCTCAAACAACTCAGGCATGGGAGCAGCGGCAACCACACCcacatatacatatttatatatactcCCAAACAGCTCATTAAGCTGAGGCTGTCTCTTTACCCACAAAGAAACCATACTGTACATGCACATGATATCACACGTGTTACCCAGACACCGTTAACTACTGATCTGTTTGATGCTGAGGGGTTGCCATGGGAACAGACCGTGTCTCTGTGGCAATATACTAGATCTTAATGCGGTGTAGACATGATGCTGCTATATGGTTTTGTTAGTCTGAGAAATAATGACTGTGTACTGACTTGTTGCTGAAAAATGTATTAGTTCTATACACATAGAATACATTTTCCTACATTTACATGATGTACTTCATGCATCTCAGTTAATATCATGTTTGCGTCAGTGGCAATCAGTTTTTTCATCCAAGGCAGTCCATTTAACAACTGATGGATTTTTCTCCTCTCCATGTCTTTGTAGGTATCAGATTGTGGTAGAGATTATTCATGCCACCACCATCAGCAGCCTCCCACAGCTCAAGAAGCAGAAAGGTacaaacaaaagaacattttgCGTCATGACATAAAAAAATTCAAGCACAGCGTTGTTTCAATTTACAATCCACAACAGCTATGTAGGAGAAAAATACAACTGTGCAGTTCTTCacttttcttgttgttgcaACACCTCTGAGAGAGCTGAGTGATCTGATGTGAGCTTTTGTGTCAGTCATTTTCTGTGTAGCCTGTAGACACTTAGTTTATCCTTCTCTCAAAGTATGTTAAACACAAAGAACTGACAATGAAAACTGAACTTTACATTCAAGGTTCAGAACAGCTGTAAGAGGCCTTACTTAAGACTAATGTAAGGATTCACATTTGCTCGTAATAACAAGCCAGTGTTTAGTAGATGTAGTAGATTTagtagttgattttttttttctttttacatagTTTTTGTTGGTATTTGCTTCATTGCATTCTATAGTTATTGTCTTCAGTCGCACtggttaattttacattttgatatgtttatttttacataatgcATTGAGCTGAATTTCAGACCTTTAGATAGAAAGATAGACTGATGGCAGTGTGacccagtgtttctcaaagtgtGGGGTGCGCCCCCCTGTGACGGCGCAGAGGCATGACAGGGGGAGTACGAacaactgggaggaaaaggtccgtctactaataaaactaattagctgaactattgttttaacgtcagCCTGTTTTTCACGGAGCACAGCAATACTCAAACTGCGCCGATCTAACTTTCCTCTGTCCTCCATGTTCTGTCTCTCTTAGAGCGAAAAGGCAAAGAGTCAGCAGCTATGAAGGCCGACCTGCTGAGGGCCAGAGATATGAAGCGATACATCAATCAGCTGACTGTTGCTAAGAAACAATGTGAAAAACGGATACGCCTGCTTGGTGGACCGAACTATGAGAACAATGAGGAGGGAGGAGCGGATGACGGCGATGAGCCTCAAAGTCAGAAGGTAAGAAGAGCCTTTTAAGACTGACATGAATGTGGTTGAAGGTTTATGCTTTGGATAAAATGTGCTCCATGTATCATCATGACTTtgttctctctgctctcctcatCCAGATTCTCCAGTTTGATGACATTATGTGTAATCCAGGCTACAGAGAACATTTCAGAGTTTACATGGAGAGAGTTGATAAGCGAGCTCTGATAAGCTTCTGGGAACTGGTGGAAACATTGAAAACTGCCAACAAGGTAACCTGTCTGCATGCATTCCAGAGGGTTTAGCTCAACACTACTTTTGGTTCTGCCTGTAGAACTAAAAATACAACTGTCAGCATGGAATGTTTGTATCTGCCATCCGCCCGAgagagtaattacacaaacactgtcaaCACAACAAGGCCTATGTCATAACTACGGCAACTCGATGACAACATCCTAGGTTTACCTGCTGTAGCTTTAACCATATTCCTAGTTGCTAGAGCCAAACATCTAAAATGTCACCACTAGATTTGAAAGTACAGTTTAaaggcaaaaatgcaaaaataaacagtgctGGTAGAATTAATTGACTTTGTATGACCTCATTTGACAAGGGCTTGAATGTTAtgaatgtttatttatattttttaaagtcctACATTTAAGCTTTGAGTTTTGTATATTCTGAAATGACCTTTCTCGTGAAGAGAAAACAGGAATGCTTGATAATGCTGAAAGGGAATTTCACAGGTTTTGCACTGTTCAAAAGGTCTTAAGGGCTACTGATTATGACATATTTGATAAAGCCTGGAATAAAATTTGAAATTGGTGTCAAATGCTGCTCttcactgtaatttttaaaaacattttttgggcctttttcttcatctattttttttaatctttatttcatAGCGGCAGTTGACAGGGACAGCAAATGTGAGGAAAGAGAGTCTGGAATGATGTGTAATAAAAGTTCCCCAGTTGGTAATCAAACCAGAGACTCACTGCTCAGGGATTTTGTACCCTAAACAATTGGGTATTGGGTCACTTCAAGCGTAGCTTTCTGTGTGGTTTCCTGGGACAATTGTGACATGCTTCAGAATAGCTACACACTACTTTAGCAAATGTCATTTGCACCAACAGTATTTGCCAGTTAAATGTTAAGTGGATGTTTTTTACTGTGGAATGATGAGTGTTAGTACATTAACATGGTGGAAAAAGTACACAAGTAAACTCTTATTtgtttgttaatgtgtgtttgaCAGAGTGAGGTGCCCCAAATTGTAGGGGAAATCTACCAGAAGTTCTTTGTGGAAAGCAGAGAAATTCCAGTCGAGAAGTTTCTCCTCAAGGAGATCCAGCAGAGTCTGGTGGGGAACAGAGGAACACAAGTCTTTGTTAGACTTCAAGAACAGGTAAATGCTGACTTTGTTACTATCTCCAGCTGTAGACTGTATACTATAACATTACAATTGCATACTTAAATGTCACCGTGTTGGTATGTTCTACACTGAAACATTTCTGTCGCTCTCAAACATCGTCTAGGTGGCTGAGACGATGAGAGAACGTTACTATCCCTCCTTCCTGGTTTCTGACCTCTATGATAGGCTGATCAGACGAGACGATCAGCACAGCCAATCGCGGTGTAGcacagaagaaaaggaggaaggggTCAGACACATAAAGAaataacacatgcacacacttctGACCATCATCTGTTGATTctcaaatttgtcttttttgtagatttatgCAGTCTTTATTGTCTgaatgtgtatctgtgtgtgtgcagtgtcaGGGTCTAGATGCAGGAGAGGAGGTTGGAGATGAGGGCAGTAAAGGAATCAATGAGCAGGCCAGCTATGCTGCTACTAAACTGCGCCAACTCTATGACAAACTGGAATACAAGCGACAGGCCCTGGGCTCCATCCAGAACGCACCCAAACCAGACAAAAAGGtaacaaaacacaagcaaatgTGCTAAAATCAAACAGCAGGACAACATAAAACTCACAATCATGATGTCAAAATTAATGGAACGCTTCCATCATGATACCTCAAACTTGTCTGCAGTATCAGGAGGTTGAATCTGTAGCTGGTGTGAAATTTGAGCAACTACTAAAAGCCCAAATATCTgtggttttaaatgtaaatgtgcataaattTTGAAAGAATTGTGCAAAAATTTCAACTATACTCCTGATGTAAAAAgcagatcttttttttaaagttatatttttggcctttattgtGTAGGACAGTGGAAAGAAACAGGAAACGTGGGTAGAAGAGTtagggaatgacatgcagtaaatggccatgggctggatttgAACCTATGACTGCTGCGTCGGGGACtgtagcccctgttcatgggttgcc
This Amphiprion ocellaris isolate individual 3 ecotype Okinawa chromosome 13, ASM2253959v1, whole genome shotgun sequence DNA region includes the following protein-coding sequences:
- the snx25 gene encoding sorting nexin-25 gives rise to the protein MPTPSTTTTPPTGGTSSTGGEEGPMSATSTSSVGSSFRFVPAFCLGVVAAVVFQLAWGGLTLTSFFLKLFIYVSFALLCFLAGSFVLLVRKSPLKVSCFDRNRRQSAARLEFFNKLMGRFSVPVQETSQSRRVVVSHNVDKTLKEVFDYAYRDYILSWYVPLSRDEGQLCSMLSEDWWQMIGHLRSRLADIDIVNVVCYDSIRILHTHFTDLKAASARPEECARPFPLHPCLVSPDSEMAFLRCVARILLLCLLPQKDAKSHTLRCCLTEVITTKVLKPLVEVLSDPDSINRMLLSQLEQREQQAEQQKKAYTYAASYEDFIKLISTSTDVDFLKQLRYQIVVEIIHATTISSLPQLKKQKERKGKESAAMKADLLRARDMKRYINQLTVAKKQCEKRIRLLGGPNYENNEEGGADDGDEPQSQKILQFDDIMCNPGYREHFRVYMERVDKRALISFWELVETLKTANKSEVPQIVGEIYQKFFVESREIPVEKFLLKEIQQSLVGNRGTQVFVRLQEQVAETMRERYYPSFLVSDLYDRLIRRDDQHSQSRCSTEEKEEGCQGLDAGEEVGDEGSKGINEQASYAATKLRQLYDKLEYKRQALGSIQNAPKPDKKIVSKLKEEIGAMEKEHSELQQHITRTDWWCENLGHWTATITTAEATEEGGETVASYSVCVSLVEGEETANSRWVVQRKLTEFQMLHRKLTECFPSLKKLQLPSLSKLPFKSIDQKFLDKSKTQLNAFLQRLLNDERLCQSEALYAFLSPSPEHLKVMSIQKKSSFSLASFLERLPGDFFSHTEEDGDDDSDLSDYGDEADGRKDALAEPCFMLIGEIFELRGMFKWVRKTLIALVQVTFGRTINKQIRDTVNWIFCEQMLVCYISVFRDTFWPNGKLAPHVKVRTDSERSETKERAQQKLLDNIPDALANLVGQQNARYGIIKIFNALQEASANKHLLYVLMEMLLKELCPELRAEVDTI